A genomic region of Fusarium falciforme chromosome 4, complete sequence contains the following coding sequences:
- a CDS encoding 60S ribosomal protein L27a, translating into MPTRLSKTRKHRGHVSAGKGRIGKHRKHPGGRGLAGGQHHHRTNMDKYHPGYFGKVGMRYFHKQQNHFWKPVINLDKLWSLVPTETRDAYVSGEKKDTVPVLDLLPLGYSKVLGKGRLPEIPLVVRARWVSRLAEKKITEAGGVVELVA; encoded by the exons ATGCCTACCCGTTTGTCGAAGACCCGCAAGCA TCGCGGCCACGTTTCCGCCGGTAAGGGCCGTATCGGCAAGCACCGCAAGCACCCCGGTGGTCGTGGTCTTGCCGGTGgtcagcaccaccaccgtaCCAACATGGACAAG TACCACCCCGGTTACTTCGGTAAGGTTGGTATGCGATACTTCCACAAGCAGCAGAACCACTTCTGGAAGCCcgtcatcaacctcgacaag CTGTGGTCCCTCGTCCCCACCGAGACCCGTGACGCCTACGTCTCtggcgagaagaaggacaccGTCCCcgtcctcgacctcctccccctcggCTACTCCAAGGTCCTCGGCAAGGGCCGCCTCCCCGAAATCCCCCTGGTCGTCCGCGCGCGGTGGGTGAGCCGtctggctgagaagaagatcaCCGAGGCCGGCGGTGTTGTTGAGCTTGTGGCATAG
- a CDS encoding ATP-dependent DNA helicase CHL1, which translates to MAQTDVDDISKGLENLDFHHPYTPYDVQEQFMKTVYNVLETGNGQVGILESPTGTGKSLSLICASLTWLRNHKSNQFEKSIQESAEAYKDEPPWLVEQLLRRKREELVGRWEEREKRLEALRLKEKAQEERARKRRRVEESGPYHRSRVEDEDAEWLLDDPDDRDTGPQDALSGLSKESRDILASIGLGGPIKPEEEDDLMEEQIKIYYTSRTHSQLSQFIAELRRPTFPPSLPTSLAKDEESKSEAVKLVPLSSRQRLCINPQVSRLGSVQAINDRCAELQQPKSGKKCPFVPKEDLLSQTHQFRDSALATLPDIEDLHHLGKSLSVCPYYASRTALPGAEIITLPYPLLLQKSARDALGVKLEGSVVIIDEAHNIMDAVANVHAAEIRLSDLRRGRGMLGVYVKRFGKKLKGVNRVNVGRVGRVIEGLISDSKQQEHGIVDPNDLTRPKGIDQINMFELIQYIQESKLAFKIESYASHVENEEAPTKTPKSTTPVLHTLVSFLVALTNLSSEGRIFYQKIKGGAPDVQLSYLLLSPTHAFSSIASSARAVVLAGGTMSPFDDYKDHLFPSLEPEKVTTLSCGHVIPPENLCVWTLASSRPGMPPFEFSFQRRSDPEMITQLGLAILNLCSLVPDGVVIFFPSYGYLDEVVAAWQKTQGANAQPIWERLGTRKALFKETRGASSDEVLQEYTNAIQGEGSNGKGALLLSVVGGKMSEGINFSDRLGRCVIVIGLPYPNIASPDWKAKIEYIETMTQTNLTAQGTSKEEATSRAKQAARDFYENACMRAVNQSIGRAIRHRGDYAAIVLVDRRYGTDRIRGKLPGWIRGGLVGDSHEKGLGGLMGAVGGFFRGKTSKAH; encoded by the exons ATGGCGCAAACAGATGTTGATGATATTTCCAAGGGCTTGGAAAACCTCGACTTTCATCATCCTTATACACCTTACGATGTCCAGGAGCAGTTCATGAAGACGGTGTACAATGTGTTGGAGACCGGCAACGGCCAGGTCGGGATCCTAGAGAGTCCAACTGGCACT GGCAAGTCTCTTTCACTCATTTGTGCATCCCTGACATGGCTACGAAATCACAAGTCAAACCAGTTTGAGAAATCCATTCAGGAATCTGCAGAGGCATACAAAGATGAGCCCCCTTGGCTTGTTGAGCAACTCCTCCGACGAAAGCGAGAAGAGCTTGTCGGTCGCTGGGAAGAACGAGAGAAGCGCCTTGAAGCTCTTCGACTCAAAGAAAAGGCCCAGGAGGAGCGAGCCCGGAAACGACGTCGTGTTGAAGAATCTGGACCGTACCATCGATCGCGTGTGGAAGACGAAGATGCAGAGTGGCTACTGGACGACCCTGACGATCGTGACACTGGCCCTCAGGATGCACTCTCTGGTCTGAGTAAAGAGTCCCGGGACATTCTTGCGAGTATTGGACTGGGTGGTCCAATAAAgccggaagaggaagacgaccTCATGGAGGAACAGATCAAG ATCTACTACACCTCAAGAACACATTCCCAGCTATCGCAATTCATCGCCGAACTTCGCCGACCCACATTTCCGCCCTCACTTCCAACATCTTTAGCCAAAGATGAAGAGTCGAAATCAGAGGCAGTCAAGCTTGTGCCGTTATCATCTCGCCAGCGGCTATGCATCAATCCACAAGTCTCTCGTCTTGGGTCTGTTCAAGCAATAAACGACCGCTGCGCAGAACTTCAGCAACCAAAATCGGGAAAGAAATGTCCTTTTGTTCCCAAAGAGGATCTTCTCTCGCAGACACACCAGTTCCGCGACTCTGCGCTGGCTACCCTTCCGGATATCGAGGACCTCCATCACCTTGGCAAGTCACTCTCTGTGTGTCCGTACTATGCCTCGCGAACTGCACTACCAGGGGCTGAAATCATCACACTGCCGTATCCTCTTTTACTCCAGAAGAGTGCGCGAGACGCATTGGGAGTCAAGCTGGAGGGTAGTGTTGTGATTATCGATGAGGCGCACAACATTATGGATGCAGTTGCAAATGTTCACGCAGCTGAGATTCGGTTGAGTGATCTGCGAAGAGGACGCGGCATGCTGGGCGTATACGTAAAGAGGTTTGGCAAGAAGTTGAAAGGCGTCAACCGAGTCAACGTTGGAAGAGTCGGAAGAGTAATTGAGGGTCTGA TATCTGACTCTAAGCAGCAAGAACATGGGATCGTGGATCCAAACGACCTCACCCGACCAAAGGGAATTGATCAAATCAACATGTTTGAGCTGATCCAGTACATCCAGGAATCGAAGCTCGCCTTCAAAATCGAGAGCTATGCCTCTCATGTTGAGAACGAGGAGGCACCTACAAAAACCCCCAAATCGACCACTCCAGTACTTCACACTTTGGTCTCATTTCTTGTCGCGCTCACAAATCTCAGCTCCGAGGGTCGAATATTTTATCAGAAAATTAAAGGAGGAGCTCCCGATGTCCAGCTGTCCTACCTACTGCTATCCCCAACTCATGCATTCTCGTCCATTGCATCAAGCGCCCGGGCGGTGGTTCTCGCTGGTGGAACAATGTCTCCATTCGACGACTACAAAGATCACCTGTTCCCTTCATTAGAACCCGAAAAGGTGACAACACTGAGCTGCGGGCATGTCATTCCGCCTGAGAATCTCTGTGTGTGGACATTAGCATCATCGCGGCCGGGGATGCCGCCTTTTGAGTTTAGCTTTCAGAGGCGAAGCGACCCAGAGATGATTACGCAGCTGGGACTTGCGATTTTGAATCTCTGCTCTCTGGTTCCTGATGGCGTAGTCATCTTCTTTCCTAGTTATGGATATCTCGACGAGGTGGTTGCGGCGTGGCAAAAAACCCAGGGAGCGAATGCGCAGCCAATCTGGGAACGACTAGGAACGCGCAAGGCACTGTTTAAAGAAACAAGAGGCGCATCAAGCGACGAAGTCCTTCAGGAATACACCAATGCCATTCAGGGCGAAGGGAGCAACGGAAAAGGCGCTCTTCTACTCAGCGTCGTCGGCGGCAAAATGTCAGAGGGCATCAACTTCTCCGACCGTCTCGGACGCTGCGTCATAGTCATCGGCCTACCGTATCCCAACATTGCATCCCCAGACTGGAAAGCAAAGATTGAATACATCGAGACGATGACGCAGACCAACCTCACAGCACAGGGCACGTCAAAGGAAGAGGCGACAAGCAGGGCCAAGCAGGCGGCAAGAGACTTTTACGAAAACGCCTGCATGAGGGCCGTCAACCAGAGCATCGGGCGTGCGATCCGGCACCGGGGCGACTATGCGGCGATTGTGCTCGTGGACCGGCGATACGGCACGGACAGGATCCGGGGGAAACTTCCGGGGTGGATCAGAGGGGGGTTGGTGGGGGACAGTCACGAGAAGGGTCTCGGAGGGTTGATGGGTGCTGTCGGAGGTTTCTTCCGAGGGAAGACGAGCAAGGCTCACTAA